From Nyctibius grandis isolate bNycGra1 chromosome 18, bNycGra1.pri, whole genome shotgun sequence:
TAGCATAACCACACCGCTGGTGGCAAGATGCTGGGGAGTAGGATCACACAGAGATGTCTTCCAGAGCCCCTTGCTCTCTCTTCCTGGGCTGGACACGGATGGACAGGAGGCTGTAGGCAAGCTCTGGAGCACAGACCCTCATCCCTCTTACCTGTTGCTCCCACAAGCAAGAATCTGGTTCTTCACTGTGAGGACCATGGAGGAATCGATGCCGCAGATGACCCTCTGAGCCTCGTGTTCTGGCGGGACTGCGACCTGCTGGGGGCAGTTGTGGCACTCCAGGGTACCCAAGCCAAGCCGACCTGCCCGGAGGAACAGAGCAGGGCATGGCTGATGGCAACACACAAACTGAGCAAACCCCCCATGAGCAACGGCATCCATgtagctgctgcaggagcccagCCTGGGACCTATCGCCACAGAAGGCAGCGAAACCCAAAGCACGGGGGCCCTGGTATGTGGTGAAGCAGCTGCAGCTCTTCCACGCCCACCTAGCCTGGCACATTTGGAGAGGGCTGCGGGCAAGCAGGGCCAGCGAGGGGAGTGGGAACAGGCAACGGAAAGCACAAGCCCTGTTTTGCAAAGCAGACACCTCTTACCATtatcccccctgccccaggcaaacACTTCCCGTTCGTTGGAAACTGCCAGGACGTGAGACGCGCCACAGGCCACCTGCACCATCTCGTAGCCCAGCAGGGCCTCCACGATCTTGGGCtggcaggggaagagcagcagccGTTAGCCGAGACCtcccagcctgcctggctgctcccatccctcccacccagcccccccagcctcaACACAGCTCTGGCAGCATCCCAGTTTTCATCCAAcacaaacaccagagaatttctttttttcttccaagcagTCTTCAAAGGGTTTAGAGACTACGTGCACACAGCACAGAAGATAATGCAAACATCTCTGGGGCGGAAGAAAGCAGCCAGCACAACGGTTTGGAGAGGGAATAGGCTGAGCCGAAGGGTTGGGATTCGCCCCCTGCCCATGTGGGGAGTGCCAGGGGCTGTTACCGCATGCTCTGAGCAGGCAGGGGCTTGGTGCAGGATGCGTTGGCTGCAAGGCTCTCGGGCAGAGGAGCTGTGAGCTATCTAGGGTGTGGAGAGACCAGGATCTCCACGTTTCACCCAGCCCCTGCTGTGACCTGCTGTTAGATCTGACACCTCACCACAACGAGTCTCATTCTCATTATCTTCTTCAAGTGAAAAGCACCATTTGGTGGGACCTGGCTGCTGCTCCCAACCGGTCTCCCTCCCCCAGCAATAAGCACCGAGCAATTCAGCGCTGGACAGAGAAGGAACGAACGAGCCAGCTGACCACAGTGACAAATGGCACCAGTCCCCGGGGCTCGGCTGGAAGCCATCGGCTGCTGCCACATCCGAGGGCAGGCAAGGAAGAAGCTGGAAGGGAGCGACAAGCCCTCAGCCCTAGTGCTCCGAGCCAATCGGAAACACACGGCTCTGTAAATACTGgctcttttgaaaaataacttttctcaGTGAACCCTGGCAGCTGCAGGCCAAGAGTGAAGCAGGCAGGTGTGTGATTGGAGGCAGCCTCCAAGCTGGGAGCCTGCCAACAGCAACCACAAGGCAGCTCTTGACTTCCCCCACGCTCAAAGGGATCATTGTGtaggggggggagagagaaaaagaggcagGTTGGGTCTTTTAAAACCCGCAGtgacagggagaggagggggaggaggccGGATGCCAGAGCACGCCTGGGATGCACATCCCTGGAGATGGGATGAGCCCTCTCACGTGGCGCAGAAGGCACGATCCATCCTCTACCCTGGGGGAACAGCGCGCCCAGCACCCTCACGACAAACCTGGCTTACGTCCGTGAAGTTTCCGTGCCCCAAACAGCCATTGCTGCCGCTGCCGAAAGTCATGATTATGCCCCTgtctggaaaagcagaaagaagtcATGTTACTGGCACACGTGAGGCTCTGCAAGGCACGCACGGCGCGTGGGGCTGGCCAGGGCTCCCAGCACAGCGGCTCTGCTTGGACCCACTGACTCATAACTCGCCGCGGGGGCCAGAAGCCTTCAGCAACCTTCCggagagcagcagccccgaTGTGCTGCGACAACTCGCCAAACACACAGCAGATGTGATAGGAGAGCGCTGAGATACCATTATTGCAGCTGTGTACGCAGGAGCTGCTAACTCCACAGTCTGTCACGGTGTTAAATACCCAGAGGCATTCACTGAGCAGCCACCCAGCACAGGGTGGCAGGAAACACCATGGAGAGGTAGGACAAACCCACGCCTACGAAGTTTGCCAGTTGCATATCTGTCATTTGCTGCCCTGATCCCCAGCAGAGTGCAAACAGGGCTCCCAAAGGACCATTGGGAGGGCTTTGCTCCACCTCAGGCTGATGTGTGTCCTCCCCTCACAGCCAGAACGCCTCCTAGCCCGCTCTAAGGGGGCTACAGACCCTGCCTTCCTGCGGCTGAGGACAACCGGCCCTACAGGAGCTCATGCTGACTCCTCACCACAACGCCAGTCACTGCTGGTCACTGCTTGTGTCTGTGTCACACAGAGTATGTGACAGAGAAAGGCTGACCTTCCCACTCCTCACACTGCAGTCCCCACTGTACAGGTCAGTTCTGGCTTCAGGTGACACCAGTGCAGCCAGGACAACAAATCTGTGGCCCTCCCCACATCAGACAGACCTGTGGGACCATGTTGACCAGTGTGGCATCATAGGAAGACCGTGCCTGCCATTTCTGTCCCCCATCTGATGTTACATGAGAGGCCACAGAGGCCTTCGTGTCACCCCAGCCCCGCGCATCTCTCGGGTTCCTCTCTCCAGGCTGTCACGCTGCATTTGCGAGCCAGCTGCCACGCAGAGGGGTCTGGGACTCAGCCAGGCaaaggcaggaggcagcagctcacCTGTGAGACAGGCTGTGAAGAGATCACCGCAGGACACGTGTTTGATGGTCACGCCAGACTGGCCCTCCAGAAAGCGGGACACAAACTGAGGCTGGAGCTGCTCGGTGGCTCCTGGGAGAGACGGGCCTCCTGCAGCACCCATGGGgggagcctggaggagagaagccATGTCGGCTGCTGCACCTCCGTGCAGCAAGAGCTGGGTTGGAGAACTCCGATGAGCCCCTTCCCACAGGCTTAGCGGTGTTACCCGCACCCTGAACTGGACAGTGGTCCTGGGGGACACAGCACCAGGGCCTATGCAATGAGCAGAAACGTCTCCTCCTCAGAAATCACACACCCGAGGCCTCCACGGCCACTGTCTGCCCCAGGTTCCCCTTCACTCACCTCCCACATGATGAGCCGCCCCGATTTGGTGACCCCAGCCTTCTGCGTCCTGCCAGCGGACACCTGCACCACCTCGGTGTTAAGCATGGGCAGGCGGAGCGGGGTGGTGATCCCGCTCCCCCACGTGTAGATGGACGACAGCGGAGGAGGGATTCCCGTCCTGGCTGAACCACCTCGAACACCCGTGGGTCAAAGAGAAATCATTAACGTGGATCCCTGACCGTGCTcccacaggaaaagaaatgactCCAGCCAGCCTGggtgccagcagagctgcctgccagCTAGCAGAGCCAGACCAGTGCTGGTCCAAGGCTggcaaggggctgctggggagctcCTAGACAAGGCTGAGAGAAGCACATGGGAACAGCTCCTTGCATTTTATCCCAGAATTGAGGGAAGCGGCACCACGACAGCTCTAGCCTAATTGCTACCAGTGCCAGCTGTGTTGACCTGCACCGGGACATCCCCACGTTCCCAGCCTTTACAGTAGGAGCAGCAGAAACTTGATTCAAGGTGTCAAAACCCAGAAGAGGCAGCTGGAGAAAAAGCACTGCTTGGTCCCCAGAGCCGAGGTGCCCATGGGCTCCTCCAGGTCTCAGAGAAGATGACATCTCTTAACTGCCTCTCTCCAGCAGCTCGAGTGCCTCTCTGACCCCCTGACATCCGAGGGAAAGAGTCCCTCTGCATGGAGCTGTGTTGAACACACCGTGCCAGGACTCACCCCTTGGCCTGGCACTGCTCACTCGTCCCCCCGTCCGGCTGTGGGTCACTGTCGGCACTGGCGCCAAGGGCTTTTCAGGCCTGCCAAACCAAAATCCAGACCTTAATGTCAGCTCAGCTCCAGAGGTCCTGTAGAGCCCTGGATCACAGAAGGTCTGGGCAGAGCTACAGCATAAGCCACAGATGAATAGCTCACAGAATTACCTTGGTAGGTGATTTAAACCACCTGAGGGGAGTTGGCATCAGTTTGCTTCCCCTTGAGCTcacaattctttatccactgttACCGCGATGACATGCCCACACCTGCCACGGCCCCAGGCCACTgggcctgcagcagctgcacgTTGGGTAACACAGGAGAGCTGCATGGGGACAACGCTCTCTTCGGAGCTCGTAAGCCGGTCAGACACGCTGTGAGCTGTGCAGCCCCTCCCAAGGCACACCAAGGTGGCAGCATCACTTGCCTTCTCATTTTGACACTGCCCACGTCGGTGTAGAGGTTCAGCAGGGGCCGAATGCAGATGGCCTGGGCCATGATCTCATTCAGCTGGGGCCGCTTAGAAGGATCCAGGTTCAGCATGCTAAGGATGAGCTGGCGCAGGTCGGGGCTGTATCTATCTGATATTGGGGCAAACGTCCCGCTCATGATCTTCAGCACTAAGGCAGGAAGATTCTGGAGAGAGAAAACGAGAGACATACAGCAGCTGGGTGTCAGAGGTGAGGCCGAGGAGCAAGAAGTTCTCAGCACTGCCCTCTGCCTTCACACCTCCAGGTTCAGTGAGAAGCGTGATCCAAGCATAGTTTTCACCTCTGTAAGAGGCCAGGGCTCCCTGCGCTACGTGTAAACCATATCCCTCTTACCGCAGCTTCGAAAGCCCTCTTGAGGCTGGCGAGTTCGTACAGCACGCAGCCCAAAGCCCAGATATCACTCTTCTGGTTGTAGGGCTTCCCTTCACAGAGCTCTGGGGAGATGTAGCACGGAGTTCCCACAACCTAGAAGAGACAAAGGAATTCAGCGTAATGCTGTGAAACTGGGGCAGCGAGGTGGAAAGAGAAAGGCTCAGTTTAGAGCCCGGTGCGCAGGCTGGCTAGAGCACCACCAGCCAAAGCTTAGTGGAGCTGGGCTTTTGTTCCCTGGTGTCAACATCTGCCTGATGATCTCAGTAAAAAACACGAGGATTTGCCTTTCCCGTGACCTCCCTTGCACATACAGAGATTACCTCTAATTTTGTGCCTATTCACTTGAGCGAATCGGAGCCCAGAGCAATGAGCGTGATAAAAATGTCTAGTCAGATTAGACCAGGTGGGGAATGATGCTCAAGTCTcaagcagagagaggagattAAGACAAGGCAGGacagcagggcacaggcaggaaTTCAGTTGCTAAGTATGTGTCAGACGAGCCTGCAAACACCACCCCCTCCCGCTGTGGCAGTGGGAGGAACCCTGTCTGCCCTCCCCAGTGGGCTCAGACACGGAATCCTCTCCCAGGCTTGGGCAGGCAGGT
This genomic window contains:
- the NEK8 gene encoding serine/threonine-protein kinase Nek8 isoform X1, whose translation is MEKYARIRVVGRGAFGIVHLCLRKADQKLVILKQIPVEQMSKDERLAAQNECQVLKLLSHPNVIEYYENFLEDKALMIAMEYAPGGTLAEFIHKRCNSLLDEDTILHFFVQILLALHHVHTKQILHRDLKTQNILLDKHRMIVKIGDFGISKILSSKSKAYTVVGTPCYISPELCEGKPYNQKSDIWALGCVLYELASLKRAFEAANLPALVLKIMSGTFAPISDRYSPDLRQLILSMLNLDPSKRPQLNEIMAQAICIRPLLNLYTDVGSVKMRRPEKPLAPVPTVTHSRTGGRVSSARPRGGSARTGIPPPLSSIYTWGSGITTPLRLPMLNTEVVQVSAGRTQKAGVTKSGRLIMWEAPPMGAAGGPSLPGATEQLQPQFVSRFLEGQSGVTIKHVSCGDLFTACLTDRGIIMTFGSGSNGCLGHGNFTDVSQPKIVEALLGYEMVQVACGASHVLAVSNEREVFAWGRGDNGRLGLGTLECHNCPQQVAVPPEHEAQRVICGIDSSMVLTVKNQILACGSNRCNKLGLDRISSAEEPSPEDQVEEATVFTCAQSAPLNQEPIVCADIGTAHSAAVTASGQCYTFGSNQHGQLGTNSCRNSRVPHLVVGLQAMKVTVVACGDAFTVAIGADSEVCTWGKGARGRLGRKDEETGAPRPVQLEETHPYLVTSVACCHGNTLLAVKPAVEESPSQ
- the NEK8 gene encoding serine/threonine-protein kinase Nek8 isoform X2, which produces MSKDERLAAQNECQVLKLLSHPNVIEYYENFLEDKALMIAMEYAPGGTLAEFIHKRCNSLLDEDTILHFFVQILLALHHVHTKQILHRDLKTQNILLDKHRMIVKIGDFGISKILSSKSKAYTVVGTPCYISPELCEGKPYNQKSDIWALGCVLYELASLKRAFEAANLPALVLKIMSGTFAPISDRYSPDLRQLILSMLNLDPSKRPQLNEIMAQAICIRPLLNLYTDVGSVKMRRPEKPLAPVPTVTHSRTGGRVSSARPRGGSARTGIPPPLSSIYTWGSGITTPLRLPMLNTEVVQVSAGRTQKAGVTKSGRLIMWEAPPMGAAGGPSLPGATEQLQPQFVSRFLEGQSGVTIKHVSCGDLFTACLTDRGIIMTFGSGSNGCLGHGNFTDVSQPKIVEALLGYEMVQVACGASHVLAVSNEREVFAWGRGDNGRLGLGTLECHNCPQQVAVPPEHEAQRVICGIDSSMVLTVKNQILACGSNRCNKLGLDRISSAEEPSPEDQVEEATVFTCAQSAPLNQEPIVCADIGTAHSAAVTASGQCYTFGSNQHGQLGTNSCRNSRVPHLVVGLQAMKVTVVACGDAFTVAIGADSEVCTWGKGARGRLGRKDEETGAPRPVQLEETHPYLVTSVACCHGNTLLAVKPAVEESPSQ